In a genomic window of Streptomyces sp. BHT-5-2:
- a CDS encoding uracil-DNA glycosylase: MVREPNGGPPGTEDRGYPARAAPRCGGLPALDAAVAECRACPRLVAWRERVGRERRAAFRDWEYWARPVPGFGPPDAALAVVGLAPAAHGGNRTGRMFTGDASGDFLFAGLHAVGLASQPTATHRGDGLELYGVRVTAPVHCAPPQNRPTPAERDTCRPWLAAELELLAPGLRAVVALGAFAWQALWPALGAAGWSLPRPRPAFGHGAEAVLPAGPGRGELRLLGCYHPSQRNTFTGRLTPEMLVALLTRARERAGL, from the coding sequence ATGGTCCGGGAGCCGAACGGTGGACCGCCGGGCACGGAGGACCGGGGGTATCCGGCGCGTGCGGCGCCGCGCTGCGGCGGGCTGCCGGCGCTGGACGCCGCGGTGGCGGAGTGCCGGGCCTGCCCCCGGCTGGTGGCCTGGCGGGAGCGGGTCGGGCGGGAGCGCCGGGCGGCGTTCCGGGACTGGGAGTACTGGGCGCGGCCGGTGCCGGGGTTCGGCCCGCCGGACGCCGCGCTGGCGGTGGTGGGGCTGGCCCCGGCCGCGCACGGCGGCAACCGCACCGGCCGGATGTTCACCGGCGACGCCTCCGGGGACTTCCTGTTCGCGGGGCTGCACGCGGTGGGCCTGGCCTCGCAGCCGACCGCCACGCACCGGGGCGACGGGCTGGAACTGTACGGGGTGCGGGTCACCGCACCGGTGCACTGCGCGCCACCGCAGAACCGGCCTACCCCTGCCGAGCGGGACACCTGCCGGCCCTGGCTGGCGGCCGAGCTGGAGCTGCTGGCGCCGGGGCTGCGGGCGGTGGTGGCGCTGGGCGCCTTCGCCTGGCAGGCGCTGTGGCCGGCGCTCGGCGCGGCGGGCTGGTCGCTGCCGCGGCCCCGTCCGGCGTTCGGCCACGGCGCCGAGGCGGTGCTGCCGGCCGGGCCGGGACGCGGGGAGCTGCGGCTCCTCGGCTGCTACCACCCGAGCCAGCGCAACACCTTCACCGGCCGGCTCACCCCGGAGATGCTGGTCGCCCTGCTCACCCGGGCCCGGGAGCGCGCCGGGCTGTGA
- a CDS encoding SpoIIE family protein phosphatase → MTTGGNGEAPLGQELLRTMAETGATSIMVYELAPDAPVLRLTALSGIPTPVLDPWQRIALAAPIPVAVAARRQRLVWAAGHRQLARDFPRTAVALPYDFALGAAPLDDGTGCRGAVVLLWPAGHPAELSEAERTAFERACRRLAALLPTPGPPDAPLVVHKPPARAVDPAEALATVDYVERLPGGGCGLDMEGRVTMLSTGAAALLGVDAAALRGARPWDVLPWLAGPVFEDRCRAAVMSRRPAAFTACRAPGHRLTFRLFPDGRGVSVWISDTGGETDPEAHWPTEVMPLRAAQMYHVLHLAAALTEAVGVKDVTDLFAEQIVPAFGAQAMLMYAAEAGRLRTIGQHGYAQEVVEAFEGLPLTSANSPTVAALATGEPSFLGSVEETEARFPGLAALTGMAARAVLPLIVSGRPVGCCVLAYRHPRTFSPQERQVLTSLAGLMAQALDRASLYDTKQQLAHDLQAGLLPHRLPPVPGLSVAARYLPSTRGMDIGGDFYDLIRLDAHRVAAVIGDVQGHNAAAAALMGQARTAVHAFAAAGAAPDEVLNRTNRLLADLDPELFTSCLYVHLDLRTHQACLASAGHPPPVLRHPDGHAEVLRVPPGLLLGVAPDTRFAASPLPLPPGAVLALYTDGLVERPGGDLEEGVAALAADLAAARSPDPGALADAVLTRRGARTERLDDVALLLLAPTHDGPGGAA, encoded by the coding sequence ATGACGACCGGTGGGAATGGTGAGGCTCCGCTGGGTCAGGAACTGCTGCGGACGATGGCGGAGACCGGCGCCACCTCGATCATGGTCTACGAGCTGGCGCCCGACGCGCCGGTGCTGCGGCTGACGGCGCTGAGCGGCATCCCGACCCCGGTGCTGGACCCCTGGCAGCGGATCGCGCTGGCGGCCCCCATCCCGGTCGCGGTGGCGGCCCGCCGGCAGCGCCTGGTGTGGGCGGCCGGCCACCGACAGCTGGCCCGGGACTTCCCCCGGACTGCGGTGGCCCTGCCCTACGACTTCGCGCTGGGCGCGGCACCGCTGGACGACGGGACCGGCTGCCGGGGCGCGGTGGTGCTGCTGTGGCCGGCCGGGCACCCGGCGGAGCTGTCGGAGGCCGAGCGCACCGCGTTCGAGCGCGCCTGCCGGCGGCTGGCGGCGCTGCTGCCCACACCGGGCCCGCCGGACGCGCCGCTGGTGGTGCACAAACCCCCGGCCCGAGCCGTCGACCCGGCCGAGGCGCTGGCCACCGTCGACTACGTCGAACGGCTCCCGGGCGGCGGCTGCGGGCTCGACATGGAGGGACGGGTCACCATGCTCAGCACCGGCGCGGCGGCGCTGCTGGGCGTGGACGCGGCCGCGCTGCGCGGCGCCCGCCCCTGGGACGTGCTGCCGTGGCTGGCCGGCCCGGTCTTCGAGGACCGCTGCCGGGCGGCGGTGATGAGCCGCCGCCCGGCAGCGTTCACCGCCTGCCGGGCGCCGGGGCACAGGCTGACGTTCCGGCTGTTCCCGGACGGCCGCGGGGTGAGCGTGTGGATCAGCGACACGGGCGGGGAGACCGACCCGGAGGCGCACTGGCCCACGGAGGTCATGCCGCTGCGGGCCGCGCAGATGTACCACGTGCTGCACCTCGCCGCGGCGCTCACCGAGGCGGTGGGCGTCAAGGACGTCACCGACCTGTTCGCCGAGCAGATCGTGCCGGCCTTCGGCGCCCAGGCCATGCTGATGTACGCCGCGGAGGCGGGCCGGCTGCGGACCATCGGCCAGCACGGCTACGCCCAGGAGGTCGTGGAGGCGTTCGAGGGTCTGCCGCTGACCAGCGCGAACTCCCCCACCGTGGCTGCCCTGGCCACCGGCGAGCCGAGCTTCCTCGGCTCCGTGGAGGAGACCGAGGCCCGCTTCCCGGGGCTGGCGGCGCTGACCGGGATGGCGGCCCGGGCGGTGCTGCCGCTGATCGTCTCCGGCCGCCCGGTCGGCTGCTGTGTGCTGGCCTACCGGCATCCGCGGACCTTCAGCCCCCAGGAGCGGCAGGTGCTGACGTCGTTGGCCGGGCTGATGGCCCAGGCACTGGACCGGGCCAGCCTCTACGACACCAAGCAGCAGCTGGCGCACGACCTGCAGGCGGGACTGCTGCCGCACCGGCTGCCGCCGGTCCCGGGCCTGTCGGTCGCCGCCCGCTATCTGCCCTCCACCCGCGGGATGGACATCGGCGGCGACTTCTACGACCTGATCCGGCTCGACGCGCACCGGGTGGCCGCGGTGATCGGCGACGTCCAGGGGCACAACGCGGCGGCCGCCGCCCTGATGGGCCAGGCCCGTACCGCCGTGCACGCGTTCGCGGCGGCCGGCGCGGCCCCCGACGAGGTACTGAACCGCACCAACCGGCTGCTCGCCGACCTGGACCCGGAGCTGTTCACCAGCTGTCTCTACGTCCACCTGGACCTGCGCACCCACCAGGCGTGCCTGGCCAGCGCCGGCCATCCGCCGCCGGTGCTGCGCCACCCCGACGGGCACGCCGAGGTGCTGCGGGTGCCGCCCGGGCTGCTGCTGGGCGTCGCGCCCGACACCCGTTTCGCGGCCAGCCCCCTCCCGCTACCCCCCGGGGCGGTGCTGGCGCTCTACACCGACGGGCTGGTCGAGCGGCCCGGCGGCGACCTGGAGGAGGGGGTGGCGGCCCTGGCCGCCGATCTGGCCGCGGCGCGGAGCCCGGACCCCGGCGCGCTGGCCGACGCCGTCCTGACCCGGCGCGGCGCCCGCACGGAACGGCTGGACGACGTGGCGCTGCTGCTGCTCGCCCCGACGCACGACGGACCGGGCGGTGCGGCATGA